The Macaca thibetana thibetana isolate TM-01 chromosome 9, ASM2454274v1, whole genome shotgun sequence region acaaactgaaaattttaaaataataaactatttgctatatataaaaaagactgatagtaaaagaagggaaaatacacaaataaaactggtaagatatattaatatttggaaaaaaagaagtctgaaaacaaaaagcataatTAGAGATACAGAAGATCACTAAGTAATGATGGAAAGTCcaattcaccaaaaaaaaaacacattttgaacaGGTACATgcctaaaatttatacaaaacaaaaaattcacatAACTTCAGAGCAAAAATGGTAAATCCAACATCACTGTAGAAGAACTCAACACACTGTTCTCAACTTTTGCCATCAATTTTCTATCCTTTCTCAGACTTTATCTTCTCCTTAGAtcagaagagaaagacagaaacacCATCTTGTTCCAAAGCACAGAATGAATGTTTTTGTTGCTTCCCATACCATATACAGAAACCTACTGAACAAGGAGGAAACTCAGGGATCTTAAGGACTAACAGTCAATCCAGATGCAGTCTGCAATATTTTAGAGAAAGCTATTTTGGGATTAGTTACAGGAACAATGAACTGAAGATGGTTAGCCTCTAAAAACTGTCAGGTACTAAGTGGTTTATTGCTGCCATCTGCTGGACACCATGTTCATTTGCACGTCAATCATATTTGCCTTAAAACGCCTAGTAAGATAGCATGTAAGGTCTTAAACTGTTATCTTTTCTGAGCCTCCTTTATCTAATGAAGtgaagacactgtctctaaattAAATGTTTGCATGCAAGGTGTTGATAGAcgttaaaaaaatgtttgtgcAATTTAAGCCTCTGGTAACAACGGCTTAAGTAAAAGGTTTACAGGAGTATAGAAAATTACACTGCCTGAAATCCACTTGGAATTTAATATATCCACAAAGACTACCAATTTTCCCATACAACtactggaaaataatattttatatactgaGTAACTGCAATGAGTCACTTCAAACATACCAGTTACAGTTTACCCATACGGTATATTATCCACATTACTTGCcatgtttcttaaaatttacaCATATAAATTCATGGCAGGTCTTCTAACACTTGCTCATACCTGGTTCCCTTGCCTTCCAGGCACACACGAAGATTACACTTCCCAACCCTTTAGTACTTAGGTGGGACCACATGATTAGTTCTGGTCAACAGATCATGAATGGAAGTGCCAAGTGTTGCCTGCAGGCCAATGCAAGTAATAATATGTGTGAGACACTCTGGCACTCTCTTCCTCTGCCATAGTGACAAGAAGGGACCTCAAAAGATGGTCAAGCCCCAAAATCAAAGCAGTTTAGATCACTAAAGACAGCTGCCCTAGAGAGCTGTCCAGACCCACAACAGACTTCCTAAGAGTAAAAAAATATACTGGTATTATCCCATTCAGAGCTGGCACTTCAATGTTACCTCAGTATAGCATAGACCAAGGTTTCTCAACAGCAGCACTACTGCCATCTTAGGCTAGATAATTCATTGTGGTCTCTGTCTTGTGCACTGTGGGATGTTAAACAACATCCCTGGcatctacccactagatgccaagAAGCACTCATCAATATGACAAACAAAACCACCTCCAGTCATTGACCTCCTCCCCCCatctttgagaaccactggcataGATTAACCTActaatatgcacatatgtatgatgaatatgtatgtatacatgttgAGTATATTTACGTCAAATGTCATACATTCTCCATGCTTTATTTCACATTAGAGTCAGATATTTTATAGGCTCTTAACAAATATGAATTCCCATTTCTCAAAGCAGTAAAGTTaattcataaatgttttaaaaaatcagtcataTCACAAGTCTCTCTATAGTAGGGTAAACAAAATATTCCAAGAGTATATAAATCCATACATACTATGCTGTTCATTTCAGAGGACTCATAGCTCCCAACCGGATGGACATTTCCAATGGGTTCCAAGCCTTCTTCATCCCACATGTATGTTCCATCAGAGCTATCAGATGGAGATAGTTCAAAAGAAGAACCAGCTCTGTAGTCTGTATCTGGTGAAACCAAATTATTCCCAGAAGTATGTTTTGTACATTCACTCCTGTCTTCAAGAGAAAAAAGGTTATTGAGTcacaaaaatataattgtttcTCATGTCCTAAAAATATAACTGCTAATAATCTGGAATGTCATAGCCAAAAAGCTGGCTCAAAAAAAGCACTCATAACTGCAGCACTTTCTATATCCTAAGCAGTAAAACATCAAGAggcaaaatctttaaaataacctactgaaatattttctaatagatgaaaagaaaattcatttagTCATCTTTCACTTCTGTAATATttccaaaaatgtaaataaacctTCATATTCCTATAATATTTCCCAAGATACTTAAACACTGGCCAGGAAACTCCTTTTCCTCTGTGTATACTATTTAACTTCAGAGATTAAATAATGTAGGGTACTCATAATTGCCTCcctaaaaggaaataaacttgTTCCGGTAGTCTCTTTTAGAAGACCTATAGATAATCAAGGGTTTGTACATGCATCTCTATGCATGCTCTAGTCCCCTCATTATACCACATGTCTATGTCTAATCCCTTTAGTTGTTCTTTATTCAGGTATATGGGTGTACAAATACCAAATACATTTTCTCCAGCATTTAGTAACAGGATAATCAAACATAAGAGGAAATGTTTACCAGGTATTATTTCACTTTCTtcagtttaataaataaataaacctctctCAGGAAGCGCATCTACAAAAATTGCTAAACAAGAAAAATTTCCTAAGATAAAAAAATCCATCAGATTAGACATAACCTATATTATCTAATTTCCCCTTTGGTACAGCTTTACTCTTAACAAATAGCAATGAAATGCTACCCTAAGAGAAGAGATGGTTTGTTTAATGGCATACCACGCTGGTTGAGGTAAGTAGGGGAAAAGTCATTTAGAAGCACTGTCTATACTAAGCAGGAATAGGCTGTGTATAATAGCCAAAGAACAACAAATGTTATAATTAATAACAACAAATGTTACTAATATTGTCTTGGATAGGGTGAAAAATGGGGTATGGAAGtcacaggaaaataaatgttgCCCCACCCCAATTTTGTCTAGATCCATCCCTCCGTGAAACTGATAATATCTTGAAATCTATCTGAAGATAATCCTAAATATAAGTTCAGTTATATTAcctaaaagaaagcaaaaaaacttAAGGTTAGTAATATTTACCAGAGACACTTatatctatccattcatcagtttTACTGAagactttttcattttccttggggGAATCAAATATATCCTGTGGTGgcacattttcatgtttttcttctttgagacacaTTTCCTCTGGAGTTATTCTAGTTCTATTGGAGTCTTCTATATCTATAAAATCATCACTAAAGTCTTCACTTAAATCATTCTTATCAGAAGATGACAAAGACGACAAGGAAATGTCATCCACATCATCACTCAGGTATCTAATTTTAGCATCATGTTTCACAGTCTGGTTGTTTTTTGTTCTATAACTTTCATTTTCAATCAGTTCTTGGTCCTTATTAGTAGCTCTGTCCTTAGCCAAAACTGTAGCATCTTCCTCTACACATGTGTCAGCAGGTGAGTTTTTATTTCCATCAACTGTGATAGTCCCAGAAAATGGAGATCGGCTAGATTTCAGTAGAGAGGGATGAACCATTCTATAACCTAAAGTAGAAGTTACACCGGGGCCATTTGGTAAAGCCAACTTCTTTCCACCAGCAGCATAAGGCCTATTAAATCCATACCCCAAATGTTCATTCCCATTGAGTACTTCAGACTGCCGGGAATTTCTTGTTAGCATACTTGACCGTAGAGGCACTCTAATGGATAGCTGTTGATTCTGATAAGGCTTTGTAAGATCCACAGCTCTATTAAAGGAATGTGATCTGGTTATAGATGAAGGTGGAAGGAATGAATTCTGAATGGAATGTGAAAAACTCTGTGATCTTACCATTTTTTCAGAATTAACAGATTTACTACTGTCTGGGGATTGAGCTAAGCTTTCTCCAGAACTGCTTCTGGTGGCACAGGAGTTTGCTCTAGGCCTTTGCATGCTACCAGCCGACCGGTTTCCATAAAATCCATTCAACTGTGATTTTGGAGTATTGACCGAAGAATATGAAGTCCTTCCTAATAATGTGCCTTTGGTGAATTTACCCAAATTTGATGGTCCAGAAAAAGACTTTTGGTTTAACTCCtctgtagatgacacaaacataGTGGATGGCTTTGCTAACTTTGATGTGAATAAAGAAACACTTTTCAAACCTCCCTTCATcccatttttatcaaatattcCTTGAGTAGGAACATGTTTTCCAGGATCAATTATTTTATCATGTGAATTTTGAGTATTGTTAGGCTCTCCAGCACCTTGTGCACAAGGttgatatttatttgcttttctccaaTTAAATGAATGAGATGATGGACAATCAGAGCCATTATTTTTGATGTAACTTTTGACATTACTATTCTTGGAAGTTCCTAATAAATTAACAGGTGTCCCATTTGGCATCGGCTGCAATGTACTTCTTACAGATTTTGTTCCATACTTTGGCAACTTGGAACCCAAAAACGTcttgatttgtgttttttcttccatGAGCTATAAGGTGCATTTGTTCTTAAAAGCTGACAGAATCTGTGAAGAGAAAAAGGCAGCACATTAAACATTCCTAAATAAGGATAATTACATGAATTATTACATAATATGATACTTACACTTTTATATGCAGAAAAGCCCAAAAGTTACTCATGATTCCTACAGAACTCCTGGCAAATACTGAATGCACTAATTAAATTAATAACTTTAtgttggaagaaaataaagaacatttttataaacttttataaacATATGCTATGAATGACAGCAAAatccagaaataataaaattaaactacCAAATTTgactatgtaaaaaataatactttcagAGTACTTCTTCCCATTTtccaattcaaataattttttcgtTTTGGGTAAAAgtctctcctttaaaaataagaacatacgGAAAGCCACAGCCAGTGcactcaggcaagagaatgaaataaagggcattcaaaatggaaaagaagaagtcaaactatctccgtttgccaatgatatgattatatatctAGAAAATTCTACGAACTCCTCCAAAAGattcctagatttgataaatccAGTAAAGTATAGGTTGCAAAATCaaagtacacaaatcagtagcacacCAACAATGACTAAGCTGAGaatcaagaactcaattcctTTGAccatagctgcaaaaaaataaaataaaatacctaggagtacacttaaccaaggaagtaaaagatctctacaaggagaagtGTAAAACACTtcagaaagaaatcacagacaatGCAAAcgaatggaaatacatcccacaCTCATGCATTAGAGGAAtccatatcatgaaaatgaccatgctgcccaaagcagtccacagattcaatgcaatttgtatcaaaataccaacatcatttttcacagaattagacaaaacaatcctaaaattcatatggaaccaaaaagcaatcttaaacaaaaaaccaaatctggaggcatcacattactcacCTTcgaattatactacaaggctactatagtaacaaaaacagcatggtactagtataaaagtACATTCATAGAGCAaaggaacagagtagagaacccagaaataaagccaaatacaatcaactgacctttgacaaagcatacataATGAAAATTGGGAAAAGAacaccttattcaataaatgttgccaggaaaactggatagccacatgtagaagaatgaaattggatccctatctcttaccatatacaaaaatcaacccaagacggatttaagacttaaatctaaggcatgaagccataaaaatgctagaagaaaacctaggaaaaactcttatGGATATcggtctaggcaaagaatttatgactaagacaccaaaagcaaatgcaacaaaaaaaataaatgggacctaattaactaaaaagcttctgctcagcaaaaaataaacagagtaaacagcccacagaataggagaaaatatttgcaaactattcatctaacaaaagattaatatccagaatctataaggaactccaACTAAtctgcaaggaaaaaaataatcccatcaaaaagtggacaaatgacatcaataaacatttttccaaaagaaggtatacaatgaccaagaaacatgaaaaaaatgcttaacatcactaatcatcagggacatgcaaattaaaaccacaatgaggtatcactttatcccagccagaatggctattaaaaagccaaaaaacaatagatattgGCATAGATGTGACAAAAAGGGAACATTTAGGTActgctggtggcaatgtaaattaattatcacctctatgggaaacagtatggagatttctcaaagaactaaatctaccatttgatccagcaatctcaccactgggtatctacccaaaggaaaactgtataaaaattaaaaaaaaaaaaattttaaacctgcatatgtatgtttatcaCAGAAAAATTCACAATTGCCAGATGTGGAACCAAACTAAGTACCCACCAACCGATGAGTGAATTAAgaaaatacaccatggaatactactcagccataaaaaagaatgaaataatatcttcTGAAGCAATGTGGATAGAgatagaggccattattctgaagtaattcaggaatgaaaaaccaaataccatatgttcttacttataattGGGAACTAAGttatgggtatgcaaaggcatacagagagGTAGAATGGACACTGGAAACTCAGAAGGGGGGATGATgtgagagattttttaaaactacacaaTGTAGTAGGGTGCTACACACTATTTGGGTGGCatgtgcactaaaatctcagacttcaccactacacaattcATTCATGCAGCCAAAAATCACCTGTTCCCTTAAAGCCCGTGAAATAAAAGGtaattaaagaatatattttttaaaaaatacatgattttataaAAGCTAGAAGACATTTGAAAAACCTTAATTACTAAAGCCATGAGAAGTATGTAGGTGAAGAATATAATGGCATCAAACAATTCTTTTGGTATTAAGGGTTGAGTAATAAGCTGTCATTTTAGACAACTATCTCCAAAGAATTTCCATCTGGTAACATAAATACAAATGACAGTGCCAGGGTGAGAAGTGTAAAGATTTAATAAAGTTGATTTGTCCATTAATCTCAAttttacacaatttttattttattttattttattgagacaggatcttgctctgtcacccaggctggagtgcagtggcacgatcatggctcactgcagcctccccctccctggctcaagtgatccttccaccttagcctctcaggtagctgggactaaaggcacacagCATTacacacaactaatttttttaaaaaattttttgtagagacagagtttcgctatattccctaggctggtctcgaactcctaccctcaagtgctcctcttgccttggcctcaagtgatcctcccaccttggcctcccaaagtgctgggatcagaggcataagccaccatgcaaagcttgtatttattttaaatataacacaaaactacaaaaatgaaaaggttCAATACACACAAAAGAGCATAAAACTAGAAACCACTAATGTCTTCTATGAGTAACTTTTTAATGAATCATGATATATCATGTGATGAGATTATAAAGATGAGCCAGacatattaaaatgtttgttctaatattaacaaatatatggTCACAATATGTTCACTGTAATTATATAAGAATTCTGTAAAAACGCTAACAAGCGAAAATGCAACTTTAAAAATGCCTTAGGgatactgattttttaatatagtgtatgacactgtatttttttttttaagagacatggtcttgctctgtcacccagctagagtgcagtggtgcaatcacaaatcactgcagcctcaaactcctgggctcaagcgatcttcctacctcagccttccaagcagctaggactgactataggtgcacaccaccatggccagctaatttatttttactttttatagaggtggaggccttgctatattgcccaggctggtctgggattcctgggctcaagcaatcttcccaccttggcttctcaaagtgttgagattacaggcataagccactgcacccagctaaatttttaaaatttttgttgtaattgttgttgagatggagtctctctctgtcacccaggctggaatgcaatggcatgatctcggctcactgcaacgtctacctaatgggttcaagcaattctcctgcttcagcctcctgagtagctgggattatagatgcccgccatcatgccagactaattttttctattttttagtagagacaggatttcaccatgttggccaggctgatctcaaactcttgacctcaggtgatccactcatctcggcctcccagaatgctgggattacaggcacgagccaccgcaccagaccaatttttttaatttttaaaacaactgatTCCAAGTCAACCCTGGCCTAAGAAGTAGAGTTCCTATCACACATGTTATTAATTATGtcaaaagtaaatatttagaaaatcacACAAATGTCCAAGTATAGAGTGAAAAAAGACTAAAGAATGTCCTGTTAACAACAActaataaaagatataaatatataaatatatatatatttgtgtgcatgtgattTTTCAGCGGAAAACCCACCACCAACATAGTGTAATACAAAAAGCTATTTAAACTAAGAAcctataaactttaaaaagtggtggacagaaaaaaattctgtatggTACAGTATGACTAGCCTGATTACTGCCTGGAAGCAGTAGTGAGAAAGAAATGTGAACTAAATAACTTGAAAAGTTTAAGAAACACCTCtagtttggaaagaaaaatttgatttGTCATGCCCTAGAAAAGTTTAGGAAAAATATCCTGAGCACGGAGGCTTCAAAACCTAGGCAGAGGCATCATCAGATCTGCCAACTTCTAAGGCCCTATACTGAGTTGAGGGAAGGATCTGAAGCCCATAGAAAGGTACTATACCCTCAGCAGTATGAAATGAGACACGTATAGGACATTTAACACAATCTAAGGAGATGGGAAAGCATAGGGCCACAAAGCAAAGTACTTGACCTAGGTATCCAAATTAAGCCTGAGCAAGACAAAAAGAAATGGCCATACAATCATATAAACAGTTTCCTGTAACACAGAACAACCTAATAAGAACATGCATCTAATGAAACAAAAGCCcaaagatgaaaagacaaaacAGGTAAATTGAAAAAAAGGCTTCAGCGTTAAGGAAACCAATTAAGAAGAacaatgaatttgaaaaaaaaaaaaaaacaaagcaagaaaaagaaccaaagacTTAAACAAATGGCAAGGAGAAAAATCTTAAGGTAACAAGAGCATATtaaggaggctgtggtgggtggataacttgagaccaggagtgtgagaccagcctggacaacatggagaaacctcatctctacaaaaactacaagaattagccagccatggtggtgcacacctgttgtcccagctactcaggaggctaaagtgggaagatCAACTGAGCCCacgaggtcgaggctgcagtgagctgtgatcaagccactgcacaccagcctggctgaaagagtgagaccctgtatcaaaaaaaaaaaaaaaaaaaaaagtattgaggaggaaaaaaaagacaaagatatcaaaagaatgagaaagaaaatgtacgACAAAGGCTAAACAGAAAGATAATTAGTATCTCTGAAGTAGAATAACTAATTAAATGGAAGATAAAAGGCAGGAGGACATAATAGAAAATATCCctaaaataaaggtgaaaaaaatctatagaagaaaaaatataccaAATCACAGATGCAAATACATATCCTAGTTAAGTTAATGAaatatcaaggataaagaaataaTTCTCCAGAAATACAAGTAGAGAAAAAAGtcacctttaaaaatgtttttaaacttggAATATACAAAGGAAATAACTGGATATCCTTCCAAAGAAATGCTGGAGCCTCTAGGGATAATTTAATCCTATAGGAATCAcattaattttacctttaaaatttattctaaattcACCACTTCCATTCCACAATCTTAGTTCTTATGCTCATCATTTCTTCCTGTACTATTACCAAGGATTCCTACATTTATGTCAAGATTCCAACCTTACTTCTATTCAAACTGTCAGCATTTATCTTCTTAAAGCACAGACCTGGATCACGTCATTCTACTGATTAAAAACCATCTGTGAGACTaggaacaacaaaataaaacccaaaactcaTTGTACAGGGAGCAAGCTACGCTATTTGGTTCTACCTTATCCTTGTTATATACTTAAGTCAAGATATGTTACTTGTCATTCCCCAAAATCCATCCTATATTTTCTATCTTCTATGCCTTTGCTAAAGACCACTTGGAAGATTCTATCCTCAAAGTTCAAAATCACCACATCCACCAACATTTCCAGTTAAAATTAATCTTACATCACTCTCTATTCTCTTCACAGCAATAATATAGCTGAGTTTGTCTTCTAATTGTGTGTATGTCTATTTGACCCACAGGAAAGTAAACCTGCTGAGAATATAAACTAAGTCTTATATACTGTACTTTGAGGTCAGCTACAGGAATACAAATTTAACAGATCCTAAACTTATAAGTAAATGCATAATCTCTTAATGCAGATTAATTTAACAGTAAGGAAAGACTAAAAAAGAACTTTGTTTTGTGGACCTGTGATTGACTGGTAATAGCTCCATTGGGCAATATGTTGAAAAAGattctgaggccaggcacagtggctcatgcctgtaatctcaacagtttgggaagctgaggcgaggggatcgcttgagctcaggagttgaagaccatactgagcaacatagtgagacctcatctccactaaaaatttaacattaacgtttttaaaaaacaaaaggatgcTGAGGTCAAATCTAGCTTCAAACCTGAAGTAGTGACATGATCAAGCAGCAATGTTTGCCAGGAGCAGAGCAAGGGACAGTGGCAGTATCCATGCCAGACAACTGTCTTCCTCATTTTTTGATAATGGTCTTTTCCACAAAACACCTACAACCACTTTTGGTATAAACATAAGAAAACTGGTATTGATATTACATATTAGGGTcattttgcaaatcaataaataatacatgttaaAGACTAAAGAGCCTGTGAATCAGAAAGGCTTTAACATTTTCCTGCCTGTCACAAGTAGACCACAGAAAGAAAATCAtactctttcccttctctgtgtctctatTTTCCTGCCTAAGATGAGGGTAATACATGTTACCTCCCAAGAGCATCTTCAGTATTAATAACTTAGAGGCACAAGATGAGCCCAAAAGACAGACACACTGTTACTAGTGTTTGTGGTTCCACCACTTCGTGGGAGAAAAGAATAATGTTAGAACCTGAATGTGCTATTCTCTATAAAGAATATTGATTTCTAAATGTACAAATAATTGCAACACAAATGACATCAATCATCTTGAACTTTTGGTCTTAAGATAAACTAGTCTGACAGCTCCAGTATGAAGTTTACGTTATGAATATCATCACTTCATTTGTTGATGAGATACCTTCTGTCTTTAAATGTTCATGAAAATTTCGCTTATATTTgcttataattttgaaataaaataaaatagacattgtGAGTCTGCTTCATTTTGGTAGCCAAGCTGTCTTTGATGCACTTTACCTAATCTGTAATCGGTTAGGTGTCTAAAAAATCCATTCattaacaatttgaaaaaatatatgttgCCTACCTCATCTAATGATATAATCTTCTCTGAGACACTTTAATGCCATCTGTGAGCTTTAATTTAATGGTGAACTAGACTAATATCTGAAACAGTGCTTGaaaatgtcagattttttttagtttaagaataattttttaaagtatagcaCATTTACAGTATtggtatttcatattttaaaatttttttttcaggccaGGTGGCCTGAAAAAttaggctcacacctgtaatcccagcactctgggcagccaaagcaggcagatcacctgaggtcaggagttcaagcccagcctggccaatatggtgaaaccctgtctctgccaaaaatacaaaaattagccaggtgtggtggcgcacacctgtaatctgagctactcaggaggctgaggcacaagaatcatttgaacccaggaggcagaggttgcagtgagccgagatcgcaccactgtactccagcctaaacaaaagagcgagactccatctcaagaaaaaaaaaaaaaaaattcaaaaatacttataaatgccttttttaaaaaccataaaacaagtTTCTCACTTTTAAAAGGAATTCAAAACTGAATAAGGGAAAAGCAGCAGCAAATATGATTAAGCACTTACATGATACGTACCATGCTTACCACTTCATCCTTTTTGTTTAATCTTTATAACATTATAGGGTAGTAGATATCTTCCCATCTTAAATAGCTAAAACCAAGATTCAGAGAGGCTAATATACTTGTCCCAAAGtcacaaattcataaactgtCAAAGAGGATTCGGGTTCAAGTTTACCTGATTCCAGGGCCAATGAAAACTGCCTTCatgacaaagaaatgaaatacagtCAGTGGGCCACACAATGATGTTACAGTCAGTGATTTACAACGATGGTCCCAagagattataatggagctgaaaaattcctatagCCTAGTGACATGGTAGCCATTGTAACATTGTAAtgcaattactttattttttacatatttattgtatCCTGtttgtacagtgtttataaagtctatacTAGTGTACAATGATGtcttaggccttcacattcactcccCACTCACTCACCAACTCATCCAGAGCAACTTTCAgttctgcaagctccattcaagtgccctatacaggtataccaccattttttctcttttatgtaatatttttattgtaccttttctatgtttagataacTTTAGATAAACAATTCCTTACcgttgtgttacaactgcctacagtattcaatacagtaatatgctgtacaggtttgtagcctacgAGCAAGATA contains the following coding sequences:
- the CCSER2 gene encoding serine-rich coiled-coil domain-containing protein 2 isoform X4, with translation MEEKTQIKTFLGSKLPKYGTKSVRSTLQPMPNGTPVNLLGTSKNSNVKSYIKNNGSDCPSSHSFNWRKANKYQPCAQGAGEPNNTQNSHDKIIDPGKHVPTQGIFDKNGMKGGLKSVSLFTSKLAKPSTMFVSSTEELNQKSFSGPSNLGKFTKGTLLGRTSYSSVNTPKSQLNGFYGNRSAGSMQRPRANSCATRSSSGESLAQSPDSSKSVNSEKMVRSQSFSHSIQNSFLPPSSITRSHSFNRAVDLTKPYQNQQLSIRVPLRSSMLTRNSRQSEVLNGNEHLGYGFNRPYAAGGKKLALPNGPGVTSTLGYRMVHPSLLKSSRSPFSGTITVDGNKNSPADTCVEEDATVLAKDRATNKDQELIENESYRTKNNQTVKHDAKIRYLSDDVDDISLSSLSSSDKNDLSEDFSDDFIDIEDSNRTRITPEEMCLKEEKHENVPPQDIFDSPKENEKVFSKTDEWIDISVSDRSECTKHTSGNNLVSPDTDYRAGSSFELSPSDSSDGTYMWDEEGLEPIGNVHPVGSYESSEMNSIDILNNLESCDLEDDDLMLDVDLPEDAPLENVECDNMNRFDRPDRNVRQPQEGFWKRPPQRWSGQEHYHLSHPDHYHHHGKSDLSRGSPYRESPLGHFESYGGMPFFQAQKMFVDVPENTVILDEMTLRHMVQDCTAVKTQLLKLKRLLHQHDGSGSLHDIQLSLPSSPEPEDGDKVYKTEDLLNEIKQLKEEIKKKDEKIQLLELQLATQHICHQKCKEEKCTYADKYTQTPWRRIPGGYSAPSFSPWQGSFQGIPRTVPPHRRQRVEKLVHYFSDKACLKYYSLPAAFPDPQTTPREN
- the CCSER2 gene encoding serine-rich coiled-coil domain-containing protein 2 isoform X2, which gives rise to MEEKTQIKTFLGSKLPKYGTKSVRSTLQPMPNGTPVNLLGTSKNSNVKSYIKNNGSDCPSSHSFNWRKANKYQPCAQGAGEPNNTQNSHDKIIDPGKHVPTQGIFDKNGMKGGLKSVSLFTSKLAKPSTMFVSSTEELNQKSFSGPSNLGKFTKGTLLGRTSYSSVNTPKSQLNGFYGNRSAGSMQRPRANSCATRSSSGESLAQSPDSSKSVNSEKMVRSQSFSHSIQNSFLPPSSITRSHSFNRAVDLTKPYQNQQLSIRVPLRSSMLTRNSRQSEVLNGNEHLGYGFNRPYAAGGKKLALPNGPGVTSTLGYRMVHPSLLKSSRSPFSGTITVDGNKNSPADTCVEEDATVLAKDRATNKDQELIENESYRTKNNQTVKHDAKIRYLSDDVDDISLSSLSSSDKNDLSEDFSDDFIDIEDSNRTRITPEEMCLKEEKHENVPPQDIFDSPKENEKVFSKTDEWIDISVSDRSECTKHTSGNNLVSPDTDYRAGSSFELSPSDSSDGTYMWDEEGLEPIGNVHPVGSYESSEMNSIDILNNLESCDLEDDDLMLDVDLPEDAPLENVECDNMNRFDRPDRNVRQPQEGFWKRPPQRWSGQEHYHLSHPDHYHHHGKSDLSRGSPYRESPLGHFESYGGMPFFQAQKMFVDVPENTVILDEMTLRHMVQDCTAVKTQLLKLKRLLHQHDGSGSLHDIQLSLPSSPEPEDGDKVYKTEDLLNEIKQLKEEIKKKDEKIQLLELQLATQHICHQKCKEEKCTYADKYTQTPWRRIPGGYSAPSFSPWQGSFQGIPRTVPPHRRQSESVSLTPILLWLPLHGVEKLVHYFSDKACLKYYSLPAAFPDPQTTPREN
- the CCSER2 gene encoding serine-rich coiled-coil domain-containing protein 2 isoform X3, producing the protein MEEKTQIKTFLGSKLPKYGTKSVRSTLQPMPNGTPVNLLGTSKNSNVKSYIKNNGSDCPSSHSFNWRKANKYQPCAQGAGEPNNTQNSHDKIIDPGKHVPTQGIFDKNGMKGGLKSVSLFTSKLAKPSTMFVSSTEELNQKSFSGPSNLGKFTKGTLLGRTSYSSVNTPKSQLNGFYGNRSAGSMQRPRANSCATRSSSGESLAQSPDSSKSVNSEKMVRSQSFSHSIQNSFLPPSSITRSHSFNRAVDLTKPYQNQQLSIRVPLRSSMLTRNSRQSEVLNGNEHLGYGFNRPYAAGGKKLALPNGPGVTSTLGYRMVHPSLLKSSRSPFSGTITVDGNKNSPADTCVEEDATVLAKDRATNKDQELIENESYRTKNNQTVKHDAKIRYLSDDVDDISLSSLSSSDKNDLSEDFSDDFIDIEDSNRTRITPEEMCLKEEKHENVPPQDIFDSPKENEKVFSKTDEWIDISVSDRSECTKHTSGNNLVSPDTDYRAGSSFELSPSDSSDGTYMWDEEGLEPIGNVHPVGSYESSEMNSIDILNNLESCDLEDDDLMLDVDLPEDAPLENVECDNMNRFDRPDRNVRQPQEGFWKRPPQRWSGQEHYHLSHPDHYHHHGKSDLSRGSPYRESPLGHFESYGGMPFFQAQKMFVDVPENTVILDEMTLRHMVQDCTAVKTQLLKLKRLLHQHDGSGSLHDIQLSLPSSPEPEDGDKVYKTEDLLNEIKQLKEEIKKKDEKIQLLELQLATQHICHQKCKEEKCTYADKYTQTPWRRIPGGYSAPSFSPWQGSFQGIPRTVPPHRRQSESVSLTPILLWLPLHASSTTAFQQPSQTHRPHPGKTNKATTYRGPQ